One window of Homo sapiens chromosome 9 genomic patch of type FIX, GRCh38.p14 PATCHES HG2030_PATCH genomic DNA carries:
- the CACFD1 gene encoding calcium channel flower homolog isoform X4, whose product MLTAAGSTAELSACAISGLFNCITIHPLNIAAGVWMIMNAFILLLCEAPFCCQFIEFANTVAEKVDRLRSWQKAVFYCGMAVVPIVISLTLTTLLGNAIAFATGVLYGLSALGKKGDAISYARIQQQRQQADEEKLAETLEGEL is encoded by the exons CTTGCGCGATCTCTGGCCTCTTCAACTGCATCACCATCCACCCTCTGAACATTGCGGCCGGCGTGTGGATGAT CATGAATGCCTTCATCTTGTTGCTGTGTGAGGCGCCCTTCTGCTGCCAGTTCATCGAGTTTGCAAACACAGTGGCGGAGAAGGTGGACCGGCTGCGCTCCTGGCAGAAGGCTGTCTTCTACTGCGG GATGGCGGTCGTTCCCATCGTCATCAGCCTGACCCTGACCACGCTGCTGGGCAACGCCATCGCCTTTGCTACGGGGGTGCTGTACGGACTCTCTGCTCTGGGCAAAAA ggGCGATGCGATCTCCTATGCCAGGATCCAGCAGCAGAGGCAGCAGGCGGATGAGGAGAAGCTCGCGGAGACCCTGGAGGGGGAGCTGTGA
- the CACFD1 gene encoding calcium channel flower homolog isoform X3, with protein sequence MLTAAGSTAELSACAISGLFNCITIHPLNIAAGVWMMMAVVPIVISLTLTTLLGNAIAFATGVLYGLSALGKKAQTEAGSFAAQHPREPGPFSEGTRQAFATPAVVSGEIRMPAGAMRSPMPGSSSRGSRRMRRSSRRPWRGSCEGLGAPPSLSPLLALCGSK encoded by the exons CTTGCGCGATCTCTGGCCTCTTCAACTGCATCACCATCCACCCTCTGAACATTGCGGCCGGCGTGTGGATGAT GATGGCGGTCGTTCCCATCGTCATCAGCCTGACCCTGACCACGCTGCTGGGCAACGCCATCGCCTTTGCTACGGGGGTGCTGTACGGACTCTCTGCTCTGGGCAAAAA AGCCCAGACTGAGGCTGGTTCCTTCGCAGCCCAGCATCCCAGGGAGCCTGGGCCATTCTCAGAGGGGACAAGACAGGCCTTTGCCACCCCAGCAGTTGTCTCTGGGGAAATCAGAATGCCTGCAG ggGCGATGCGATCTCCTATGCCAGGATCCAGCAGCAGAGGCAGCAGGCGGATGAGGAGAAGCTCGCGGAGACCCTGGAGGGGGAGCTGTGAAGGGCTGGGcgcccctccctccctgtcccctcttCTGGCTCTGTGTGGGTCCAAGTGA
- the CACFD1 gene encoding calcium channel flower homolog isoform X1 produces the protein MLTAAGSTAELSACAISGLFNCITIHPLNIAAGVWMIMNAFILLLCEAPFCCQFIEFANTVAEKVDRLRSWQKAVFYCGMAVVPIVISLTLTTLLGNAIAFATGVLYGLSALGKKAQTEAGSFAAQHPREPGPFSEGTRQAFATPAVVSGEIRMPAGAMRSPMPGSSSRGSRRMRRSSRRPWRGSCEGLGAPPSLSPLLALCGSK, from the exons CTTGCGCGATCTCTGGCCTCTTCAACTGCATCACCATCCACCCTCTGAACATTGCGGCCGGCGTGTGGATGAT CATGAATGCCTTCATCTTGTTGCTGTGTGAGGCGCCCTTCTGCTGCCAGTTCATCGAGTTTGCAAACACAGTGGCGGAGAAGGTGGACCGGCTGCGCTCCTGGCAGAAGGCTGTCTTCTACTGCGG GATGGCGGTCGTTCCCATCGTCATCAGCCTGACCCTGACCACGCTGCTGGGCAACGCCATCGCCTTTGCTACGGGGGTGCTGTACGGACTCTCTGCTCTGGGCAAAAA AGCCCAGACTGAGGCTGGTTCCTTCGCAGCCCAGCATCCCAGGGAGCCTGGGCCATTCTCAGAGGGGACAAGACAGGCCTTTGCCACCCCAGCAGTTGTCTCTGGGGAAATCAGAATGCCTGCAG ggGCGATGCGATCTCCTATGCCAGGATCCAGCAGCAGAGGCAGCAGGCGGATGAGGAGAAGCTCGCGGAGACCCTGGAGGGGGAGCTGTGAAGGGCTGGGcgcccctccctccctgtcccctcttCTGGCTCTGTGTGGGTCCAAGTGA
- the CACFD1 gene encoding calcium channel flower homolog isoform X2 has translation MIMNAFILLLCEAPFCCQFIEFANTVAEKVDRLRSWQKAVFYCGMAVVPIVISLTLTTLLGNAIAFATGVLYGLSALGKKAQTEAGSFAAQHPREPGPFSEGTRQAFATPAVVSGEIRMPAGAMRSPMPGSSSRGSRRMRRSSRRPWRGSCEGLGAPPSLSPLLALCGSK, from the exons ATGAT CATGAATGCCTTCATCTTGTTGCTGTGTGAGGCGCCCTTCTGCTGCCAGTTCATCGAGTTTGCAAACACAGTGGCGGAGAAGGTGGACCGGCTGCGCTCCTGGCAGAAGGCTGTCTTCTACTGCGG GATGGCGGTCGTTCCCATCGTCATCAGCCTGACCCTGACCACGCTGCTGGGCAACGCCATCGCCTTTGCTACGGGGGTGCTGTACGGACTCTCTGCTCTGGGCAAAAA AGCCCAGACTGAGGCTGGTTCCTTCGCAGCCCAGCATCCCAGGGAGCCTGGGCCATTCTCAGAGGGGACAAGACAGGCCTTTGCCACCCCAGCAGTTGTCTCTGGGGAAATCAGAATGCCTGCAG ggGCGATGCGATCTCCTATGCCAGGATCCAGCAGCAGAGGCAGCAGGCGGATGAGGAGAAGCTCGCGGAGACCCTGGAGGGGGAGCTGTGAAGGGCTGGGcgcccctccctccctgtcccctcttCTGGCTCTGTGTGGGTCCAAGTGA
- the SLC2A6 gene encoding solute carrier family 2, facilitated glucose transporter member 6 isoform 1 (isoform 1 is encoded by transcript variant 1): MQEPLLGAEGPDYDTFPEKPPPSPGDRARVGTLQNKRVFLATFAAVLGNFSFGYALVYTSPVIPALERSLDPDLHLTKSQASWFGSVFTLGAAAGGLSAMILNDLLGRKLSIMFSAVPSAAGYALMAGAHGLWMLLLGRTLTGFAGGLTAACIPVYVSEIAPPGVRGALGATPQLMAVFGSLSLYALGLLLPWRWLAVAGEAPVLIMILLLSFMPNSPRFLLSRGRDEEALRALAWLRGTDVDVHWEFEQIQDNVRRQSSRVSWAEARAPHVCRPITVALLMRLLQQLTGITPILVYLQSIFDSTAVLLPPKDDAAIVGAVRLLSVLIAALTMDLAGRKVLLFVSAAIMFAANLTLGLYIHFGPRPLSPNSTAGLESESWGDLAQPLAAPAGYLTLVPLLATMLFIMGYAVGWGPITWLLMSEVLPLRARGVASGLCVLASWLTAFVLTKSFLPVVSTFGLQVPFFFFAAICLVSLVFTGCCVPETKGRSLEQIESFFRTGRRSFLR; this comes from the exons ATGCAGGAGCCGCTGCTGGGAGCCGAGGGCCCGGACTACGACACCTTCCCCGAGAAGCCGCCCCCGTCGCCAGGGGACAGGGCGCGGGTCGG GACCCTGCAGAACAAAAGGGTGTTCCTGGCCACCTTCGCCGCAGTGCTCGGCAATTTCAGCTTTGGGTATGCCCTGGTCTACACATcccctgtcatcccagccctGGAGCGCTCCTTGGATCCTGACCTGCATCTGACCAAATCCCAGGCATCCTGGTTTGGG TCCGTGTTCACCCTGGGAGCAGCGGCCGGAGGCCTGAGTGCCATGATCCTCAACGACCTCCTGGGCCGGAAGCTGAGCATCATGTTCTCAGCTGTGCCGTCGGCGGCCGGCTATGCGCTCATGGCGGGTGCGCACGGCCTCTGGATGCTGCTGCTCGGAAGGACGCTGACGGGCTTCGCCGGGGGGCTCACAGCTGCCTGCATCCCG GTGTACGTGTCTGAGATTGCTCCCCCAGGCGTTCGTGGGGCTCTGGGGGCCACACCCCAGCTCATGGCAGTGTTCGGATCCCTGTCCCTCTACGCCCTTG GCCTCCTGCTGCCGTGGCGCTGGCTGGCTGTGGCCGGGGAGGCGCCTGTGCTCATCATGATCCTGCTGCTCAGCTTCATGCCCAACTCGCCGCGCTTCCTGCTCTCTCGGGGCAGGGACGAAGAGGCCCTGCGGGCGCTGGCCTGGCTGCGTGGGACGGACGTCGATGTCCACTGGGAGTTCGAGCAGATCCAGGACAACGTCCGGAGACAG AGCAGCCGAGTATCGTGGGCTGAGGCACGGGCCCCACACGTGTGCCGGCCCATCACCGTGGCCTTGCTGATGCGCCTCCTGCAGCAGCTGACGGGCATCACGCCCATCCTGGTCTACCTGCAGTCCATCTTCGACAGCACCGCTGTCCTGCTG CCCCCCAAGGACGACGCAGCCATCGTTGGGGCCGTGCGGCTCCTGTCCGTGCTGATCGCCGCCCTCACCATGGACCTCGCAGGCCGCAAGGTGCTGCTCTTCGTCTCAG CGGCCATCATGTTTGCTGCCAACCTGACTCTGGGGCTGTACATCCACTTTGGCCCCAGGCCTCTGAGCCCCAACAGCACTGCGGGCCTGGAAAGCGAGTCCTGGGGGGACTTGGCGCAGCCCCTGGCAGCACCCGCTGGCTACCTCACCCTGGTGCCCCTGCTGGCCACCATGCTCTTCATCATGg GCTACGCCGTGGGCTGGGGTCCCATCACCTGGCTGCTCATGTCTGAGGTCCTGCCCCTGCGTGCCCGTGGCGTGGCCTCAGGGCTCTGCGTGCTGGCCAGCTGGCTCACCGCCTTCGTCCTCACCAAGTCCTTCCTGCCAGTGGTG AGCACCTTCGGCCTCCAGGTGCCTTTCTTCTTCTTCGCGGCCATCTGCTTGGTGAGCCTGGTGTTCACAGGCTGCTGTGTGCCCGAGACCAAGGGACGGTCCCTGGAGCAGATCGAGTCCTTCTTCCGCACGGGGAGAAGGTCCTTCTTGCGCTAG
- the SLC2A6 gene encoding solute carrier family 2, facilitated glucose transporter member 6 isoform 2 (isoform 2 is encoded by transcript variant 2) codes for MQEPLLGAEGPDYDTFPEKPPPSPGDRARVGTLQNKRVFLATFAAVLGNFSFGYALVYTSPVIPALERSLDPDLHLTKSQASWFGSVFTLGAAAGGLSAMILNDLLGRKLSIMFSAVPSAAGYALMAGAHGLWMLLLGRTLTGFAGGLTAACIPVYVSEIAPPGVRGALGATPQLMAVFGSLSLYALGLLLPWRWLAVAGEAPVLIMILLLSFMPNSPRFLLSRGRDEEALRALAWLRGTDVDVHWEFEQIQDNVRRQSSRVSWAEARAPHVCRPITVALLMRLLQQLTGITPILVYLQSIFDSTAVLLPPKDDAAIVGAVRLLSVLIAALTMDLAGRKVLLFVSGYAVGWGPITWLLMSEVLPLRARGVASGLCVLASWLTAFVLTKSFLPVVSTFGLQVPFFFFAAICLVSLVFTGCCVPETKGRSLEQIESFFRTGRRSFLR; via the exons ATGCAGGAGCCGCTGCTGGGAGCCGAGGGCCCGGACTACGACACCTTCCCCGAGAAGCCGCCCCCGTCGCCAGGGGACAGGGCGCGGGTCGG GACCCTGCAGAACAAAAGGGTGTTCCTGGCCACCTTCGCCGCAGTGCTCGGCAATTTCAGCTTTGGGTATGCCCTGGTCTACACATcccctgtcatcccagccctGGAGCGCTCCTTGGATCCTGACCTGCATCTGACCAAATCCCAGGCATCCTGGTTTGGG TCCGTGTTCACCCTGGGAGCAGCGGCCGGAGGCCTGAGTGCCATGATCCTCAACGACCTCCTGGGCCGGAAGCTGAGCATCATGTTCTCAGCTGTGCCGTCGGCGGCCGGCTATGCGCTCATGGCGGGTGCGCACGGCCTCTGGATGCTGCTGCTCGGAAGGACGCTGACGGGCTTCGCCGGGGGGCTCACAGCTGCCTGCATCCCG GTGTACGTGTCTGAGATTGCTCCCCCAGGCGTTCGTGGGGCTCTGGGGGCCACACCCCAGCTCATGGCAGTGTTCGGATCCCTGTCCCTCTACGCCCTTG GCCTCCTGCTGCCGTGGCGCTGGCTGGCTGTGGCCGGGGAGGCGCCTGTGCTCATCATGATCCTGCTGCTCAGCTTCATGCCCAACTCGCCGCGCTTCCTGCTCTCTCGGGGCAGGGACGAAGAGGCCCTGCGGGCGCTGGCCTGGCTGCGTGGGACGGACGTCGATGTCCACTGGGAGTTCGAGCAGATCCAGGACAACGTCCGGAGACAG AGCAGCCGAGTATCGTGGGCTGAGGCACGGGCCCCACACGTGTGCCGGCCCATCACCGTGGCCTTGCTGATGCGCCTCCTGCAGCAGCTGACGGGCATCACGCCCATCCTGGTCTACCTGCAGTCCATCTTCGACAGCACCGCTGTCCTGCTG CCCCCCAAGGACGACGCAGCCATCGTTGGGGCCGTGCGGCTCCTGTCCGTGCTGATCGCCGCCCTCACCATGGACCTCGCAGGCCGCAAGGTGCTGCTCTTCGTCTCAG GCTACGCCGTGGGCTGGGGTCCCATCACCTGGCTGCTCATGTCTGAGGTCCTGCCCCTGCGTGCCCGTGGCGTGGCCTCAGGGCTCTGCGTGCTGGCCAGCTGGCTCACCGCCTTCGTCCTCACCAAGTCCTTCCTGCCAGTGGTG AGCACCTTCGGCCTCCAGGTGCCTTTCTTCTTCTTCGCGGCCATCTGCTTGGTGAGCCTGGTGTTCACAGGCTGCTGTGTGCCCGAGACCAAGGGACGGTCCCTGGAGCAGATCGAGTCCTTCTTCCGCACGGGGAGAAGGTCCTTCTTGCGCTAG
- the SLC2A6 gene encoding solute carrier family 2, facilitated glucose transporter member 6 isoform X6, with the protein MSTGSSSRSRTTSGDSRVSWAEARAPHVCRPITVALLMRLLQQLTGITPILVYLQSIFDSTAVLLPPKDDAAIVGAVRLLSVLIAALTMDLAGRKVLLFVSAAIMFAANLTLGLYIHFGPRPLSPNSTAGLESESWGDLAQPLAAPAGYLTLVPLLATMLFIMGYAVGWGPITWLLMSEVLPLRARGVASGLCVLASWLTAFVLTKSFLPVVSTFGLQVPFFFFAAICLVSLVFTGCCVPETKGRSLEQIESFFRTGRRSFLR; encoded by the exons ATGTCCACTGGGAGTTCGAGCAGATCCAGGACAACGTCCGGAGACAG CCGAGTATCGTGGGCTGAGGCACGGGCCCCACACGTGTGCCGGCCCATCACCGTGGCCTTGCTGATGCGCCTCCTGCAGCAGCTGACGGGCATCACGCCCATCCTGGTCTACCTGCAGTCCATCTTCGACAGCACCGCTGTCCTGCTG CCCCCCAAGGACGACGCAGCCATCGTTGGGGCCGTGCGGCTCCTGTCCGTGCTGATCGCCGCCCTCACCATGGACCTCGCAGGCCGCAAGGTGCTGCTCTTCGTCTCAG CGGCCATCATGTTTGCTGCCAACCTGACTCTGGGGCTGTACATCCACTTTGGCCCCAGGCCTCTGAGCCCCAACAGCACTGCGGGCCTGGAAAGCGAGTCCTGGGGGGACTTGGCGCAGCCCCTGGCAGCACCCGCTGGCTACCTCACCCTGGTGCCCCTGCTGGCCACCATGCTCTTCATCATGg GCTACGCCGTGGGCTGGGGTCCCATCACCTGGCTGCTCATGTCTGAGGTCCTGCCCCTGCGTGCCCGTGGCGTGGCCTCAGGGCTCTGCGTGCTGGCCAGCTGGCTCACCGCCTTCGTCCTCACCAAGTCCTTCCTGCCAGTGGTG AGCACCTTCGGCCTCCAGGTGCCTTTCTTCTTCTTCGCGGCCATCTGCTTGGTGAGCCTGGTGTTCACAGGCTGCTGTGTGCCCGAGACCAAGGGACGGTCCCTGGAGCAGATCGAGTCCTTCTTCCGCACGGGGAGAAGGTCCTTCTTGCGCTAG
- the SLC2A6 gene encoding solute carrier family 2, facilitated glucose transporter member 6 isoform X1: MQEPLLGAEGPDYDTFPEKPPPSPGDRARVGTLQNKRVFLATFAAVLGNFSFGYALVYTSPVIPALERSLDPDLHLTKSQASWFGSVFTLGAAAGGLSAMILNDLLGRKLSIMFSAVPSAAGYALMAGAHGLWMLLLGRTLTGFAGGLTAACIPVYVSEIAPPGVRGALGATPQLMAVFGSLSLYALGLLLPWRWLAVAGEAPVLIMILLLSFMPNSPRFLLSRGRDEEALRALAWLRGTDVDVHWEFEQIQDNVRRQSSRVSWAEARAPHVCRPITVALLMRLLQQLTGITPILVYLQSIFDSTAVLLPPKDDAAIVGAVRLLSVLIAALTMDLAGRKVLLFVSASAGPWPRPVVQKGPLGLRVDTLAVTLHGGSLTRGWRQSLLPCWGSLVPDTSWTTQVSRGSAEGALRETAGSEGPGPTRPPVCPQRPSCLLPT, translated from the exons ATGCAGGAGCCGCTGCTGGGAGCCGAGGGCCCGGACTACGACACCTTCCCCGAGAAGCCGCCCCCGTCGCCAGGGGACAGGGCGCGGGTCGG GACCCTGCAGAACAAAAGGGTGTTCCTGGCCACCTTCGCCGCAGTGCTCGGCAATTTCAGCTTTGGGTATGCCCTGGTCTACACATcccctgtcatcccagccctGGAGCGCTCCTTGGATCCTGACCTGCATCTGACCAAATCCCAGGCATCCTGGTTTGGG TCCGTGTTCACCCTGGGAGCAGCGGCCGGAGGCCTGAGTGCCATGATCCTCAACGACCTCCTGGGCCGGAAGCTGAGCATCATGTTCTCAGCTGTGCCGTCGGCGGCCGGCTATGCGCTCATGGCGGGTGCGCACGGCCTCTGGATGCTGCTGCTCGGAAGGACGCTGACGGGCTTCGCCGGGGGGCTCACAGCTGCCTGCATCCCG GTGTACGTGTCTGAGATTGCTCCCCCAGGCGTTCGTGGGGCTCTGGGGGCCACACCCCAGCTCATGGCAGTGTTCGGATCCCTGTCCCTCTACGCCCTTG GCCTCCTGCTGCCGTGGCGCTGGCTGGCTGTGGCCGGGGAGGCGCCTGTGCTCATCATGATCCTGCTGCTCAGCTTCATGCCCAACTCGCCGCGCTTCCTGCTCTCTCGGGGCAGGGACGAAGAGGCCCTGCGGGCGCTGGCCTGGCTGCGTGGGACGGACGTCGATGTCCACTGGGAGTTCGAGCAGATCCAGGACAACGTCCGGAGACAG AGCAGCCGAGTATCGTGGGCTGAGGCACGGGCCCCACACGTGTGCCGGCCCATCACCGTGGCCTTGCTGATGCGCCTCCTGCAGCAGCTGACGGGCATCACGCCCATCCTGGTCTACCTGCAGTCCATCTTCGACAGCACCGCTGTCCTGCTG CCCCCCAAGGACGACGCAGCCATCGTTGGGGCCGTGCGGCTCCTGTCCGTGCTGATCGCCGCCCTCACCATGGACCTCGCAGGCCGCAAGGTGCTGCTCTTCGTCTCAG CATCGGCAGGGCCCTGGCCCAGGCCAGTGGTCCAGAAAGGTCCGCTGGGGCTCCGAGTGGACACACTGGCTGTGACACTCCACGGTGGGAGCCTAACACGCGGCTGGAGACAGAGCTTGCTGCCCTGCTGGGGGTCTCTAGTCCCAGACACGAGCTGGACCACGCAAGTATCAAGGGGCTCTGCAGAAGGAGCTCTGAGAGAAACagctggctcagagggtcctggCCCCACGAGGCCACCTGTCTGTCCACAGCGGCCATCATGTTTGCTGCCAACCTGA
- the SLC2A6 gene encoding solute carrier family 2, facilitated glucose transporter member 6 isoform X3 encodes MQEPLLGAEGPDYDTFPEKPPPSPGDRARVGTLQNKRVFLATFAAVLGNFSFGYALVYTSPVIPALERSLDPDLHLTKSQASWFGSVFTLGAAAGGLSAMILNDLLGRKLSIMFSAVPSAAGYALMAGAHGLWMLLLGRTLTGFAGGLTAACIPVYVSEIAPPGVRGALGATPQLMAVFGSLSLYALGKPPAAVALAGCGRGGACAHHDPAAQLHAQLAALPALSGQGRRGPAGAGLAAWDGRRCPLGVRADPGQRPETAEYRGLRHGPHTCAGPSPWPC; translated from the exons ATGCAGGAGCCGCTGCTGGGAGCCGAGGGCCCGGACTACGACACCTTCCCCGAGAAGCCGCCCCCGTCGCCAGGGGACAGGGCGCGGGTCGG GACCCTGCAGAACAAAAGGGTGTTCCTGGCCACCTTCGCCGCAGTGCTCGGCAATTTCAGCTTTGGGTATGCCCTGGTCTACACATcccctgtcatcccagccctGGAGCGCTCCTTGGATCCTGACCTGCATCTGACCAAATCCCAGGCATCCTGGTTTGGG TCCGTGTTCACCCTGGGAGCAGCGGCCGGAGGCCTGAGTGCCATGATCCTCAACGACCTCCTGGGCCGGAAGCTGAGCATCATGTTCTCAGCTGTGCCGTCGGCGGCCGGCTATGCGCTCATGGCGGGTGCGCACGGCCTCTGGATGCTGCTGCTCGGAAGGACGCTGACGGGCTTCGCCGGGGGGCTCACAGCTGCCTGCATCCCG GTGTACGTGTCTGAGATTGCTCCCCCAGGCGTTCGTGGGGCTCTGGGGGCCACACCCCAGCTCATGGCAGTGTTCGGATCCCTGTCCCTCTACGCCCTTGGCAA GCCTCCTGCTGCCGTGGCGCTGGCTGGCTGTGGCCGGGGAGGCGCCTGTGCTCATCATGATCCTGCTGCTCAGCTTCATGCCCAACTCGCCGCGCTTCCTGCTCTCTCGGGGCAGGGACGAAGAGGCCCTGCGGGCGCTGGCCTGGCTGCGTGGGACGGACGTCGATGTCCACTGGGAGTTCGAGCAGATCCAGGACAACGTCCGGAGACAG CCGAGTATCGTGGGCTGAGGCACGGGCCCCACACGTGTGCCGGCCCATCACCGTGGCCTTGCTGA
- the SLC2A6 gene encoding solute carrier family 2, facilitated glucose transporter member 6 isoform X4 produces MQEPLLGAEGPDYDTFPEKPPPSPGDRARVGTLQNKRVFLATFAAVLGNFSFGYALVYTSPVIPALERSLDPDLHLTKSQASWFGSVFTLGAAAGGLSAMILNDLLGRKLSIMFSAVPSAAGYALMAGAHGLWMLLLGRTLTGFAGGLTAACIPVYVSEIAPPGVRGALGATPQLMAVFGSLSLYALGKPPAAVALAGCGRGGACAHHDPAAQLHAQLAALPALSGQGRRGPAGAGLAAWDGRRCPLGVRADPGQRPETEQPSIVG; encoded by the exons ATGCAGGAGCCGCTGCTGGGAGCCGAGGGCCCGGACTACGACACCTTCCCCGAGAAGCCGCCCCCGTCGCCAGGGGACAGGGCGCGGGTCGG GACCCTGCAGAACAAAAGGGTGTTCCTGGCCACCTTCGCCGCAGTGCTCGGCAATTTCAGCTTTGGGTATGCCCTGGTCTACACATcccctgtcatcccagccctGGAGCGCTCCTTGGATCCTGACCTGCATCTGACCAAATCCCAGGCATCCTGGTTTGGG TCCGTGTTCACCCTGGGAGCAGCGGCCGGAGGCCTGAGTGCCATGATCCTCAACGACCTCCTGGGCCGGAAGCTGAGCATCATGTTCTCAGCTGTGCCGTCGGCGGCCGGCTATGCGCTCATGGCGGGTGCGCACGGCCTCTGGATGCTGCTGCTCGGAAGGACGCTGACGGGCTTCGCCGGGGGGCTCACAGCTGCCTGCATCCCG GTGTACGTGTCTGAGATTGCTCCCCCAGGCGTTCGTGGGGCTCTGGGGGCCACACCCCAGCTCATGGCAGTGTTCGGATCCCTGTCCCTCTACGCCCTTGGCAA GCCTCCTGCTGCCGTGGCGCTGGCTGGCTGTGGCCGGGGAGGCGCCTGTGCTCATCATGATCCTGCTGCTCAGCTTCATGCCCAACTCGCCGCGCTTCCTGCTCTCTCGGGGCAGGGACGAAGAGGCCCTGCGGGCGCTGGCCTGGCTGCGTGGGACGGACGTCGATGTCCACTGGGAGTTCGAGCAGATCCAGGACAACGTCCGGAGACAG AGCAGCCGAGTATCGTGGGCTGA
- the SLC2A6 gene encoding solute carrier family 2, facilitated glucose transporter member 6 isoform X5, producing MQEPLLGAEGPDYDTFPEKPPPSPGDRARVGTLQNKRVFLATFAAVLGNFSFGYALVYTSPVIPALERSLDPDLHLTKSQASWFGSVFTLGAAAGGLSAMILNDLLGRKLSIMFSAVPSAAGYALMAGAHGLWMLLLGRTLTGFAGGLTAACIPVYVSEIAPPGVRGALGATPQLMAVFGSLSLYALGLLLPWRWLAVAGEAPVLIMILLLSFMPNSPRFLLSRGRDEEALRALAWLRGTDVDVHWEFEQIQDNVRRQPSIVG from the exons ATGCAGGAGCCGCTGCTGGGAGCCGAGGGCCCGGACTACGACACCTTCCCCGAGAAGCCGCCCCCGTCGCCAGGGGACAGGGCGCGGGTCGG GACCCTGCAGAACAAAAGGGTGTTCCTGGCCACCTTCGCCGCAGTGCTCGGCAATTTCAGCTTTGGGTATGCCCTGGTCTACACATcccctgtcatcccagccctGGAGCGCTCCTTGGATCCTGACCTGCATCTGACCAAATCCCAGGCATCCTGGTTTGGG TCCGTGTTCACCCTGGGAGCAGCGGCCGGAGGCCTGAGTGCCATGATCCTCAACGACCTCCTGGGCCGGAAGCTGAGCATCATGTTCTCAGCTGTGCCGTCGGCGGCCGGCTATGCGCTCATGGCGGGTGCGCACGGCCTCTGGATGCTGCTGCTCGGAAGGACGCTGACGGGCTTCGCCGGGGGGCTCACAGCTGCCTGCATCCCG GTGTACGTGTCTGAGATTGCTCCCCCAGGCGTTCGTGGGGCTCTGGGGGCCACACCCCAGCTCATGGCAGTGTTCGGATCCCTGTCCCTCTACGCCCTTG GCCTCCTGCTGCCGTGGCGCTGGCTGGCTGTGGCCGGGGAGGCGCCTGTGCTCATCATGATCCTGCTGCTCAGCTTCATGCCCAACTCGCCGCGCTTCCTGCTCTCTCGGGGCAGGGACGAAGAGGCCCTGCGGGCGCTGGCCTGGCTGCGTGGGACGGACGTCGATGTCCACTGGGAGTTCGAGCAGATCCAGGACAACGTCCGGAGACAG CCGAGTATCGTGGGCTGA